In Dehalococcoidia bacterium, the DNA window CGCCTGCCAGGGGGGGTCCGAGCAGCCCAGCCCCAGCGCTTCTTTGCCGTCGTCCCCGAGCACGGCCAATTCCCAGCCCACCTCCCCCAGCGAGGCCCTTTCGGTGCCGGAGCTGGTGGCCAGGCTCCGGCCCAGCGTGGTGCATATCCTGACCGAGTCAGCGTCCATCAGCGTTTTCGGCCAGCCGGTGCCCCAGCAAGGCGTGGGAACGGGCATCGTCATCAGCCCCGACGGCTACATCGTCACCAACAACCACGTGGTGGTGCGCCCCAACACCTGCGACACGCCGGCCCAGAGCATCACCGTCACCCTGGCCGACGGACGGCGATTCCGCGCCACCGTGGTGGGCCGCGACCCCCTGACCGACCTGGCGGTGCTGAAGATAGACGCCAGCGGCCTGCAGGCGGCCGCCCTGGGTGACTCGGAGGCGCTGCAAGTGGGCGAGGAGGTAGTGGCCATGGGCAACGCCCTCAACCTGCCTGGCGGCCCCACTGTCACCAAGGGGGTCGTGAGCGCCAAGGACCGCACCATCCAGGAGGACCAGTGCGGCGTGACCATCCCCGGGGCCATCCAGACCGACGCTGCCATCAACCCCGGCAACTCGGGCGGGCCGCTGGTGAACATGCGGGGCGAGGTGGTGGGCATAACGACCGCCGTCATCCGCGGGGGGGAAGCGGAAGGGGTGGGGTTCGCCATATCGACCGCCACCGCCCGCCCCATCATCCAGGCGCTGATGCAACAGGGGCGGGTAGAGAGGGCCTACCTCGGCGTGGCCCTGGTGGACGTCACCCCCCAGCTGGCCCGGCAGTTCGATCTGCCTGTGGAGCAGGGGGTGGTGGTGACCCAGGTGGTGCCCGGCAGCCCGGCGGCCCGGGCCGGGCTGCGCCCCAACGACATCATCGTGCGGTTGGGGGGCAGGGACATCCGCAACTCGGGCGAGCTGTTACAGGCCCTGACCCAGCTCCGCGCCGGGCAGACGGTGCAGGTGGAGTTCTATCGCAATGGCAACCGCCAGACGGCCGATATCACGCTCGGGCAACGCCCCAGCTGATGCCACGGGCAGCCCTTTGGGGGTGT includes these proteins:
- a CDS encoding trypsin-like peptidase domain-containing protein, translating into MNMRRLLPALLLALALAACQGGSEQPSPSASLPSSPSTANSQPTSPSEALSVPELVARLRPSVVHILTESASISVFGQPVPQQGVGTGIVISPDGYIVTNNHVVVRPNTCDTPAQSITVTLADGRRFRATVVGRDPLTDLAVLKIDASGLQAAALGDSEALQVGEEVVAMGNALNLPGGPTVTKGVVSAKDRTIQEDQCGVTIPGAIQTDAAINPGNSGGPLVNMRGEVVGITTAVIRGGEAEGVGFAISTATARPIIQALMQQGRVERAYLGVALVDVTPQLARQFDLPVEQGVVVTQVVPGSPAARAGLRPNDIIVRLGGRDIRNSGELLQALTQLRAGQTVQVEFYRNGNRQTADITLGQRPS